Proteins found in one Thunnus maccoyii chromosome 5, fThuMac1.1, whole genome shotgun sequence genomic segment:
- the LOC121897452 gene encoding MOB kinase activator 2, with amino-acid sequence MGGCHSYPSATKTDGTALQPSDINDEKLGINNNNLEERPYLQQQYVCQRVTHTDMFTLTALPPGVDKAEWLASNTVAFFKHINLFSSALSEFCTPSTCPTACGPGNTVYVWTDDHGRKLKCSAPLYFDYAMSYIQELLTDEDVFPTKAGAAFPTGFVFLVQKVFLLLFRTLAHIYWSHYRETLALGLHPHLNTLFTHLTLFCRQHALLEPEDTEPLQDLITALGQQGET; translated from the exons ATGGGGGGTTGCCATAGTTACCCCTCAGCTACAAAGACAGACGGCACGGCTCTGCAGCCTTCTGACATCAACGATGAAAAACT GGGAATTAACAACAATAATCTGGAGGAGCGTCCGTATCTCCAGCAGCAGTACGTGTGTCAGcgggtcacacacacagacatgttcaCCCTCACAGCGCTGCCGCCTGGTGTCGATAAGGCAGAGTGGCTTGCCAGCAACA CGGTGGCATTTTTCAAGCACATAAACCTGTTCTCCAGTGCGCTGTCCGAGTTCTGCACCCCCAGCACCTGCCCGACTGCATGCGGACCGGGCAACAC aGTTTATGTCTGGACCGACGACCATGGCAGGAAGCTGAAGTGCTCCGCTCCACTTTACTTTGACTACGCCATGTCATACATTCAGGAGCTACTGACTGACGAAGACGTGTTCCCCACGAAAGCAG GTGCAGCATTTCCGACTGGCTTTGTCTTTCTAGTCCAGAAGGTGTTTCTGCTGTTATTCAGGACTCTGGCTCACATTTACTGGTCTCACTACAGAGAGACACTCGCTCTGGGTCTGCACCCACACCTAAACACGCTCTTCACACACCTCACGCTCTTCTGCCGGCAGCATGCACTTCTGGAGCCAGAAGACACCGAGCCGCTGCAGGACCTCATCACCGCTCTGGGACAGCAAGGAGAAAcctaa
- the ppp6r2b gene encoding serine/threonine-protein phosphatase 6 regulatory subunit 2 isoform X2, with protein MFWKFDLHTSSHLEALLDKEDVTLIELMEEEDVLQECKAQNRRLLLFLCQDQCMQELVHMITTEPPAGIEETKRFKYPNIACELLTCDVGVINDKLGNEEPLLETLYAFLEQPSPLNPLLASFFSKTIGNLITRKTEQVISFLRRKEGFLSLVLKHIDTSAMMDVLLRLISCVEPPPLRLETLTWLNEEKLAQRLIELIHPERDEERQSNASQTLCDIIRLSRDQANQLQEMSQPDPLLTVLESQECVEQLLQNMFSGERTESCIVNGIQVLLTLLEIRRPVVDGVMDAQGFERSYTVNSSILLAIQPHLVHFHQLLLEPPKRNPMLTSLGMLEEPLGNTRLHVARLVASLLYTSSASHAVVAQELCQLNTMDLLLDLFFKYTWNNFLHLQVELCVAAILRPCAHEMRLQPGLGSQEKFKPLQDALQEQALAETQTSETPVTTENSAHNLMLFQHCHLVQRILQAWEENDKTQSEGGMRRGYMGHLTRIANTVVHNLEKGPVHTQISSLITELPDDCRGRWETFVDQTLSETNRRNTIDLIGSGNPRPSSEDDMESPFPKELTLQQAFSDYQIQQMTANFVDQFGFNDEEFTDHDDSIGATFDRIAEININIDAGQDSRNTAVFEACSKERIQPFDDDEEDIWEEKEINYATQTKSRNRFGGSQSQSQAASKACDRTAGSGTEASDRTPESDSEEEEEPKDDLDPFSSQGQTETAQSSGWIADFGEVNSKAPAAGVGFAAWDTSFSQPAATEAEEKGWAKFTDFQPFCCSETGPRCSSPVDSELSGSDSTKPNQNPCVWSVCVARKAPLVASDSSSSSSSESDEEESKTESSSTETVTTETITTGAGKETIRLTVDAKNERAVFTSEADKMPVEGLSIKDKGKGDEKDSEKGKKHGDPTTASPTNQSAAVTQEMQPSANGPA; from the exons ATGTTTTGGAAGTTTGACTTACACACATCCTCTCACCTGGAGGCTTTACTGGACAAGGAGGATGTTACGCTCATTGAGCTcatggaggaggaagatgtGCTGCAGGAGTGCAAGGCCCAGAACAGGAG ACTTCTCCTGTTCTTGTGCCAGGACCAGTGCATGCAGGAGCTGGTCCACATGATTACTACAGAGCCCCCTGCTGGTATAGAGGAGACCAAGCGCTTTAA GTATCCAAATATAGCATGTGAGCTGCTGACATGTGATGTGGGAGTGATCAATGATAAGCTGGGTAATGAGGAGCCTCTGCTGGAAACTCTGTATGCCTTCCTGGAGCAGCCATCCCCACTTAACCCCCTCCTGGCATCTTTCTTTAGCAAAACAATTGGGAACCTCATCACCCGGAAGACTGAGCAG GTGATTAGTTTCCTGCGACGAAAGGAGGGATTCCTTTCCTTGGTCCTGAAGCATATTGACACATCTGCCATGATGGATGTGCTCCTCCGACTCATCAGCTGTGTGGAGCCACCCCCTCTTCGTCTCGAGACTCTTACT TGGCTGAATGAAGAGAAGCTGGCTCAGAGACTCATAGAGCTCATTCACCCcgagagagatgaagag agGCAGTCCAACGCATCTCAGACTCTGTGCGACATCATTCGTCTGAGCAGAGACCAAGCCAATCAGCTCCAAGAGATGTCACAGCCTGACCCTCTGCTGACTGTGCTGGAATC GCAGGAGTGTGTGGAGCAGTTGTTGCAGAATATGTTCTCAGGAGAGAGGACGGAGAGCTGTATCGTCAATGGAATTCAAGTTCTTCTCACATTATTGGAAATCAGGAGGCCTGT CGTGGATGGTGTAATGGATGCTCAGGGATTTGAGAGAAGTTACACTGTTAACAGCAGCATTCTGCTGGCCATTCAGCCACACCTGGTACACTTCCACCAGCTACTTTTGGAGCCACCCAAG CGAAATCCTATGCTGACTTCTCTTGGCATGCTGGAGGAACCACTTGGGAACACACGACTGCACGTAGCCAGACTAGTGGCCTCTCTGCTGTATACCAGCTCTGCTAGCCACGCAGTCGTAGCACAGGAACTCTGCCAGCTCAATACAATGGACCTGCTTTTG GACTTGTTCTTCAAGTACACATGGAACAACTTCCTGCACCTCCAAGTGGAGCTTTGTGTTGCTGCCATCCTCCGGCCCTGTGCCCATGAAATGAGACTTCAGCCTGGCTTGGGATCCCAGGAAAAATTCAAGCCTCTTCAGGATGCATTGCAAGAGCAGGCGTTGGCTGAGACACAGACCTCTGAAACTCCAGTCACCACtgaaaactctgcacataaTTTAATG TTGTTTCAGCACTGCCACCTTGTCCAGAGGATTCTACAGGCTTGGGAGGAGaatgataaaacaca GTCAGAAGGTGGTATGAGAAGAGGCTACATGGGACATCTGACCAGGATTGCCAACACAGTAGTCCACAACCTGGAGAAAGGCCCAGTCCACACTCAGATTAGTAGCCTCATCACAG agCTGCCAGATGACTGCAGAGGGCGCTGGGAGACCTTTGTGGACCAGACCCTGTCAGAGACCAATAGGAGAAACACCATAGATCTG ATTGGCTCTGGAAACCCACGCCCTTCCTCAGAGGATGATATGGAGAGCCCCTTCCCTAAAGAACTGACACTACAGCAG GCATTTTCAGACTACCAGATCCAGCAGATGACAGCTAACTTTGTGGATCAGTTTGGCTTCAATGATGAGGAGTTCACTGATCATGACGACAGCATTGG GGCAACGTTTGACCGGATTGCAGAGATCAATATCAACATTGATGCAGGCCAGGACAGC AGAAATACAGCTGTGTTTGAGGCCTGTTCCAAGGAGAGGATTCAGccctttgatgatgatgaagaggataTCTGGGAGGAGAAAGAGATCAACtatgcaacacaaacaaaatctcGTAACAG GTTTGGTGGGTCACAGTCCCAGAGCCAAGCAGCAAGTAAGGCCTGTGATAGGACAGCAGGTTCTGGCACCGAGGCCTCTGACAGGACACCAGAGTCAGactctgaagaagaagaggagcctAAAGATGACCTGGATCCTTTCTCAAGCCAGGGCCAGACTGAGACAGCACAGA GCTCTGGTTGGATCGCAGACTTTGGGGAGGTGAACTCAAAGGCTCCGGCAGCAGGAGTGGGATTCGCAGCCTGGGACACTTCATTCTCCCAACCAGCTGccacagaggcagaggagaaagGCTGGGCCAAGTTCACCGACTTCCAGCCTTTCTGTTG CTCTGAAACAGGTCCCAGATGCAGTTCTCCTGTGGACTCAGAGCTCAGTGGATCAGACAGCACCAAACCAAACCAGAACC cgtgtgtgtggagtgtgtgcGTGGCGAGAAAAGCTCCACTTGTGGCATCAGacagctcctcctccagcagctcagAAAGTGACGAGGAAGAGAGCAAGACAGAGTCTTCATCCACTGAGACCGTCACCACAGAGACCATCACTACAGGTGCTGGCAAGGAGACCATCCGGCTCACTGTGGACGCCAAAAATGAGAGGGCAGTCTTCACCAG cgaAGCAGATAAGATGCCAGTAGAGGGACTCTCTATCAAAGACAAAGGGAAGGGCGATGAGAAAGACAGCGAAAAGGGAAAGAAACACGGAGACCCAACTACAGCCAGTCCAACTAACCAGTCGGCTGCTGTCAcaca AGAGATGCAGCCGTCTGCCAATGGACCAGCCTAA
- the ppp6r2b gene encoding serine/threonine-protein phosphatase 6 regulatory subunit 2 isoform X1: MFWKFDLHTSSHLEALLDKEDVTLIELMEEEDVLQECKAQNRRLLLFLCQDQCMQELVHMITTEPPAGIEETKRFKYPNIACELLTCDVGVINDKLGNEEPLLETLYAFLEQPSPLNPLLASFFSKTIGNLITRKTEQVISFLRRKEGFLSLVLKHIDTSAMMDVLLRLISCVEPPPLRLETLTWLNEEKLAQRLIELIHPERDEERQSNASQTLCDIIRLSRDQANQLQEMSQPDPLLTVLESQECVEQLLQNMFSGERTESCIVNGIQVLLTLLEIRRPVVDGVMDAQGFERSYTVNSSILLAIQPHLVHFHQLLLEPPKRNPMLTSLGMLEEPLGNTRLHVARLVASLLYTSSASHAVVAQELCQLNTMDLLLDLFFKYTWNNFLHLQVELCVAAILRPCAHEMRLQPGLGSQEKFKPLQDALQEQALAETQTSETPVTTENSAHNLMVTHLFQHCHLVQRILQAWEENDKTQSEGGMRRGYMGHLTRIANTVVHNLEKGPVHTQISSLITELPDDCRGRWETFVDQTLSETNRRNTIDLIGSGNPRPSSEDDMESPFPKELTLQQAFSDYQIQQMTANFVDQFGFNDEEFTDHDDSIGATFDRIAEININIDAGQDSRNTAVFEACSKERIQPFDDDEEDIWEEKEINYATQTKSRNRFGGSQSQSQAASKACDRTAGSGTEASDRTPESDSEEEEEPKDDLDPFSSQGQTETAQSSGWIADFGEVNSKAPAAGVGFAAWDTSFSQPAATEAEEKGWAKFTDFQPFCCSETGPRCSSPVDSELSGSDSTKPNQNPCVWSVCVARKAPLVASDSSSSSSSESDEEESKTESSSTETVTTETITTGAGKETIRLTVDAKNERAVFTSEADKMPVEGLSIKDKGKGDEKDSEKGKKHGDPTTASPTNQSAAVTQEMQPSANGPA, translated from the exons ATGTTTTGGAAGTTTGACTTACACACATCCTCTCACCTGGAGGCTTTACTGGACAAGGAGGATGTTACGCTCATTGAGCTcatggaggaggaagatgtGCTGCAGGAGTGCAAGGCCCAGAACAGGAG ACTTCTCCTGTTCTTGTGCCAGGACCAGTGCATGCAGGAGCTGGTCCACATGATTACTACAGAGCCCCCTGCTGGTATAGAGGAGACCAAGCGCTTTAA GTATCCAAATATAGCATGTGAGCTGCTGACATGTGATGTGGGAGTGATCAATGATAAGCTGGGTAATGAGGAGCCTCTGCTGGAAACTCTGTATGCCTTCCTGGAGCAGCCATCCCCACTTAACCCCCTCCTGGCATCTTTCTTTAGCAAAACAATTGGGAACCTCATCACCCGGAAGACTGAGCAG GTGATTAGTTTCCTGCGACGAAAGGAGGGATTCCTTTCCTTGGTCCTGAAGCATATTGACACATCTGCCATGATGGATGTGCTCCTCCGACTCATCAGCTGTGTGGAGCCACCCCCTCTTCGTCTCGAGACTCTTACT TGGCTGAATGAAGAGAAGCTGGCTCAGAGACTCATAGAGCTCATTCACCCcgagagagatgaagag agGCAGTCCAACGCATCTCAGACTCTGTGCGACATCATTCGTCTGAGCAGAGACCAAGCCAATCAGCTCCAAGAGATGTCACAGCCTGACCCTCTGCTGACTGTGCTGGAATC GCAGGAGTGTGTGGAGCAGTTGTTGCAGAATATGTTCTCAGGAGAGAGGACGGAGAGCTGTATCGTCAATGGAATTCAAGTTCTTCTCACATTATTGGAAATCAGGAGGCCTGT CGTGGATGGTGTAATGGATGCTCAGGGATTTGAGAGAAGTTACACTGTTAACAGCAGCATTCTGCTGGCCATTCAGCCACACCTGGTACACTTCCACCAGCTACTTTTGGAGCCACCCAAG CGAAATCCTATGCTGACTTCTCTTGGCATGCTGGAGGAACCACTTGGGAACACACGACTGCACGTAGCCAGACTAGTGGCCTCTCTGCTGTATACCAGCTCTGCTAGCCACGCAGTCGTAGCACAGGAACTCTGCCAGCTCAATACAATGGACCTGCTTTTG GACTTGTTCTTCAAGTACACATGGAACAACTTCCTGCACCTCCAAGTGGAGCTTTGTGTTGCTGCCATCCTCCGGCCCTGTGCCCATGAAATGAGACTTCAGCCTGGCTTGGGATCCCAGGAAAAATTCAAGCCTCTTCAGGATGCATTGCAAGAGCAGGCGTTGGCTGAGACACAGACCTCTGAAACTCCAGTCACCACtgaaaactctgcacataaTTTAATGGTGACTCAT TTGTTTCAGCACTGCCACCTTGTCCAGAGGATTCTACAGGCTTGGGAGGAGaatgataaaacaca GTCAGAAGGTGGTATGAGAAGAGGCTACATGGGACATCTGACCAGGATTGCCAACACAGTAGTCCACAACCTGGAGAAAGGCCCAGTCCACACTCAGATTAGTAGCCTCATCACAG agCTGCCAGATGACTGCAGAGGGCGCTGGGAGACCTTTGTGGACCAGACCCTGTCAGAGACCAATAGGAGAAACACCATAGATCTG ATTGGCTCTGGAAACCCACGCCCTTCCTCAGAGGATGATATGGAGAGCCCCTTCCCTAAAGAACTGACACTACAGCAG GCATTTTCAGACTACCAGATCCAGCAGATGACAGCTAACTTTGTGGATCAGTTTGGCTTCAATGATGAGGAGTTCACTGATCATGACGACAGCATTGG GGCAACGTTTGACCGGATTGCAGAGATCAATATCAACATTGATGCAGGCCAGGACAGC AGAAATACAGCTGTGTTTGAGGCCTGTTCCAAGGAGAGGATTCAGccctttgatgatgatgaagaggataTCTGGGAGGAGAAAGAGATCAACtatgcaacacaaacaaaatctcGTAACAG GTTTGGTGGGTCACAGTCCCAGAGCCAAGCAGCAAGTAAGGCCTGTGATAGGACAGCAGGTTCTGGCACCGAGGCCTCTGACAGGACACCAGAGTCAGactctgaagaagaagaggagcctAAAGATGACCTGGATCCTTTCTCAAGCCAGGGCCAGACTGAGACAGCACAGA GCTCTGGTTGGATCGCAGACTTTGGGGAGGTGAACTCAAAGGCTCCGGCAGCAGGAGTGGGATTCGCAGCCTGGGACACTTCATTCTCCCAACCAGCTGccacagaggcagaggagaaagGCTGGGCCAAGTTCACCGACTTCCAGCCTTTCTGTTG CTCTGAAACAGGTCCCAGATGCAGTTCTCCTGTGGACTCAGAGCTCAGTGGATCAGACAGCACCAAACCAAACCAGAACC cgtgtgtgtggagtgtgtgcGTGGCGAGAAAAGCTCCACTTGTGGCATCAGacagctcctcctccagcagctcagAAAGTGACGAGGAAGAGAGCAAGACAGAGTCTTCATCCACTGAGACCGTCACCACAGAGACCATCACTACAGGTGCTGGCAAGGAGACCATCCGGCTCACTGTGGACGCCAAAAATGAGAGGGCAGTCTTCACCAG cgaAGCAGATAAGATGCCAGTAGAGGGACTCTCTATCAAAGACAAAGGGAAGGGCGATGAGAAAGACAGCGAAAAGGGAAAGAAACACGGAGACCCAACTACAGCCAGTCCAACTAACCAGTCGGCTGCTGTCAcaca AGAGATGCAGCCGTCTGCCAATGGACCAGCCTAA
- the ppp6r2b gene encoding serine/threonine-protein phosphatase 6 regulatory subunit 2 isoform X3 — protein sequence MFWKFDLHTSSHLEALLDKEDVTLIELMEEEDVLQECKAQNRRLLLFLCQDQCMQELVHMITTEPPAGIEETKRFKYPNIACELLTCDVGVINDKLGNEEPLLETLYAFLEQPSPLNPLLASFFSKTIGNLITRKTEQVISFLRRKEGFLSLVLKHIDTSAMMDVLLRLISCVEPPPLRLETLTWLNEEKLAQRLIELIHPERDEERQSNASQTLCDIIRLSRDQANQLQEMSQPDPLLTVLESQECVEQLLQNMFSGERTESCIVNGIQVLLTLLEIRRPVVDGVMDAQGFERSYTVNSSILLAIQPHLVHFHQLLLEPPKRNPMLTSLGMLEEPLGNTRLHVARLVASLLYTSSASHAVVAQELCQLNTMDLLLDLFFKYTWNNFLHLQVELCVAAILRPCAHEMRLQPGLGSQEKFKPLQDALQEQALAETQTSETPVTTENSAHNLMVTHLFQHCHLVQRILQAWEENDKTQSEGGMRRGYMGHLTRIANTVVHNLEKGPVHTQISSLITELPDDCRGRWETFVDQTLSETNRRNTIDLIGSGNPRPSSEDDMESPFPKELTLQQAFSDYQIQQMTANFVDQFGFNDEEFTDHDDSIGATFDRIAEININIDAGQDSRNTAVFEACSKERIQPFDDDEEDIWEEKEINYATQTKSRNRFGGSQSQSQAASKACDRTAGSGTEASDRTPESDSEEEEEPKDDLDPFSSQGQTETAQSSGWIADFGEVNSKAPAAGVGFAAWDTSFSQPAATEAEEKGWAKFTDFQPFCCSETGPRCSSPVDSELSGSDSTKPNQNPCVWSVCVARKAPLVASDSSSSSSSESDEEESKTESSSTETVTTETITTGAGKETIRLTVDAKNERAVFTRVFRPAVRRYVVLEVLNSGVWNASLELYEGLKRLS from the exons ATGTTTTGGAAGTTTGACTTACACACATCCTCTCACCTGGAGGCTTTACTGGACAAGGAGGATGTTACGCTCATTGAGCTcatggaggaggaagatgtGCTGCAGGAGTGCAAGGCCCAGAACAGGAG ACTTCTCCTGTTCTTGTGCCAGGACCAGTGCATGCAGGAGCTGGTCCACATGATTACTACAGAGCCCCCTGCTGGTATAGAGGAGACCAAGCGCTTTAA GTATCCAAATATAGCATGTGAGCTGCTGACATGTGATGTGGGAGTGATCAATGATAAGCTGGGTAATGAGGAGCCTCTGCTGGAAACTCTGTATGCCTTCCTGGAGCAGCCATCCCCACTTAACCCCCTCCTGGCATCTTTCTTTAGCAAAACAATTGGGAACCTCATCACCCGGAAGACTGAGCAG GTGATTAGTTTCCTGCGACGAAAGGAGGGATTCCTTTCCTTGGTCCTGAAGCATATTGACACATCTGCCATGATGGATGTGCTCCTCCGACTCATCAGCTGTGTGGAGCCACCCCCTCTTCGTCTCGAGACTCTTACT TGGCTGAATGAAGAGAAGCTGGCTCAGAGACTCATAGAGCTCATTCACCCcgagagagatgaagag agGCAGTCCAACGCATCTCAGACTCTGTGCGACATCATTCGTCTGAGCAGAGACCAAGCCAATCAGCTCCAAGAGATGTCACAGCCTGACCCTCTGCTGACTGTGCTGGAATC GCAGGAGTGTGTGGAGCAGTTGTTGCAGAATATGTTCTCAGGAGAGAGGACGGAGAGCTGTATCGTCAATGGAATTCAAGTTCTTCTCACATTATTGGAAATCAGGAGGCCTGT CGTGGATGGTGTAATGGATGCTCAGGGATTTGAGAGAAGTTACACTGTTAACAGCAGCATTCTGCTGGCCATTCAGCCACACCTGGTACACTTCCACCAGCTACTTTTGGAGCCACCCAAG CGAAATCCTATGCTGACTTCTCTTGGCATGCTGGAGGAACCACTTGGGAACACACGACTGCACGTAGCCAGACTAGTGGCCTCTCTGCTGTATACCAGCTCTGCTAGCCACGCAGTCGTAGCACAGGAACTCTGCCAGCTCAATACAATGGACCTGCTTTTG GACTTGTTCTTCAAGTACACATGGAACAACTTCCTGCACCTCCAAGTGGAGCTTTGTGTTGCTGCCATCCTCCGGCCCTGTGCCCATGAAATGAGACTTCAGCCTGGCTTGGGATCCCAGGAAAAATTCAAGCCTCTTCAGGATGCATTGCAAGAGCAGGCGTTGGCTGAGACACAGACCTCTGAAACTCCAGTCACCACtgaaaactctgcacataaTTTAATGGTGACTCAT TTGTTTCAGCACTGCCACCTTGTCCAGAGGATTCTACAGGCTTGGGAGGAGaatgataaaacaca GTCAGAAGGTGGTATGAGAAGAGGCTACATGGGACATCTGACCAGGATTGCCAACACAGTAGTCCACAACCTGGAGAAAGGCCCAGTCCACACTCAGATTAGTAGCCTCATCACAG agCTGCCAGATGACTGCAGAGGGCGCTGGGAGACCTTTGTGGACCAGACCCTGTCAGAGACCAATAGGAGAAACACCATAGATCTG ATTGGCTCTGGAAACCCACGCCCTTCCTCAGAGGATGATATGGAGAGCCCCTTCCCTAAAGAACTGACACTACAGCAG GCATTTTCAGACTACCAGATCCAGCAGATGACAGCTAACTTTGTGGATCAGTTTGGCTTCAATGATGAGGAGTTCACTGATCATGACGACAGCATTGG GGCAACGTTTGACCGGATTGCAGAGATCAATATCAACATTGATGCAGGCCAGGACAGC AGAAATACAGCTGTGTTTGAGGCCTGTTCCAAGGAGAGGATTCAGccctttgatgatgatgaagaggataTCTGGGAGGAGAAAGAGATCAACtatgcaacacaaacaaaatctcGTAACAG GTTTGGTGGGTCACAGTCCCAGAGCCAAGCAGCAAGTAAGGCCTGTGATAGGACAGCAGGTTCTGGCACCGAGGCCTCTGACAGGACACCAGAGTCAGactctgaagaagaagaggagcctAAAGATGACCTGGATCCTTTCTCAAGCCAGGGCCAGACTGAGACAGCACAGA GCTCTGGTTGGATCGCAGACTTTGGGGAGGTGAACTCAAAGGCTCCGGCAGCAGGAGTGGGATTCGCAGCCTGGGACACTTCATTCTCCCAACCAGCTGccacagaggcagaggagaaagGCTGGGCCAAGTTCACCGACTTCCAGCCTTTCTGTTG CTCTGAAACAGGTCCCAGATGCAGTTCTCCTGTGGACTCAGAGCTCAGTGGATCAGACAGCACCAAACCAAACCAGAACC cgtgtgtgtggagtgtgtgcGTGGCGAGAAAAGCTCCACTTGTGGCATCAGacagctcctcctccagcagctcagAAAGTGACGAGGAAGAGAGCAAGACAGAGTCTTCATCCACTGAGACCGTCACCACAGAGACCATCACTACAGGTGCTGGCAAGGAGACCATCCGGCTCACTGTGGACGCCAAAAATGAGAGGGCAGTCTTCACCAG AGTATTCAGACCAGCAGTCAGACGGTATGTTGTGCTTGAGGTCCTTAATTCTGGAGTGTGGAATGCTTCCCTGGAGTTGTATGAAGGATTAAAAAGGCTTTCATAA